The nucleotide sequence ATCAATACTGCTCCCAGCATGCGCCCATTCTGCATCACGACTTTGACGAACTCCTGCCCTTTAGTGCACCTCAGCATCAGTTCATGGTCTGAGCCCAGCCCTTGCGCGTTGTACTTTCCCAGCAACACCACctgggggaatgggggggggaataagttgCAGTCTTGAGAGTGCAAGTAGTGCAGAAAAGAGCCCTCTCTGCCTTAATCTAGCTACTCTAGTACTGATTAGCTTTGGGCCTACCTTGAGAATAGCCTCTACATCTTTTACAAAGGAAGCTCCGTGTGGTGAAATTAGGTTTCAGCTACataaatgtaccgtatttttcgctcatagggcgcaccttgtttttagaggaggaaacaagaaaaaaattttttttctggttttcctcctctaaaagccgcttttttgaggatcagctaaaagttttgcagctttttttgcaaagggaaaagccctgcttttttgaggatcagcaaaaagttttgcagcttttttgtaaaggggaaaaccctgcttttttgaggatcagcaaaaagttttgcagctccttttgcaaagggggaaaagcaaagaggaaaagccccgttttttatggggttcaactcacatttctgcagcttctaaaggaaagggagccttttctacagtttccagacagataatctaatcagctagtcacatgtcgctggggaaacaaacaacctccctctgcagcacattaaacaaaggagggcggggctgaaaggaagCCGGGGACTCTTaactctcccgatctcttgctgatcagctgctgagcggggtcctttcaacacccccttttctctttgtaaagtaaaaagcatgatcctcttttggcccctgggcaattcagctccagggaccaccattcgctccataagacgcacagatatttcccctttttaggaggaaaaaagtgtgtcttatggagcgaaaaatacagtactcttGAGATTTGCTATCGCGAGGATTTGAGCTGTGCATATTTCCCAAGTgagacaaaatcaaaaattctttctagtagaatttttgattttgttttgactatggcagaccaacacggctacccacctgtaaccccaAGTGAGACAGTGATACAGCACCCACAAATCATGACCTGCCTATGGAAATCTAAACCTACTGCTATTAAAGATTAGGCAATAGTAGTAGGGCAATTTACAATCATACCTGCAGTAAATAATTGCAATTATTTCGGAAATGGAAGAATCTGGATTAGAGCGTTTTGAGGCAAGCTATATGAAGACACTTCAAGGATAATAACTGGTAGAGACTACTCCGCATTTATGAATTCCTAAACATGGTAAGTTCAGTGCTAATCAGACACTGCTGCTTATGGATGGATTTCCTTGAGCTAAGTTACTCATTTTGTAGGATCATATACTGTACTGACAGAAAGCAGTCTCTGGACATCTTGCAGTCCAGTATTTTACTCTGAAACAGTGTGTGCTACATGCtaggggaaacaaaatagaaaattcttttcagtagcaccttagagaccaactgtgtttgttcttggtattatgagcttttgtgtgcatgcacacttcttcagatacacttcagattggtgtgtctgaagaagtgtgcatgcacacgaaagctcataccaagaacaaacacagttggtctctaaggtgctactgaaaagaattttctattttgtttcgactatggcagaccaacacggctacccacctgtatgctAGGGGAAAAAATTGAAGCTAGTTAGTGTGCTGCTCATCAGTGCAGAGAGAAAACTAGGTGTGGTAGCTTTCTGCAGAATTAAAACGGGATCCCTTGCAATCGGGCCATTCCAAAAGAGTGAATCATTGCAGTCGTTTATACACACTTCATTACCTTGTAATTGAAAAACTTTGTCACATGAGCAAAGAGTTCAAAGCAAAAGTCCATGTCCGTAGGTTCCCCTAAAGTATCAGCGGCCATACATTTTGCAGCATACCATCCCATCTGTCTAGCCTGGGTCCAAAGCCTCAtctgaagaaaggaaaaaaaggatatGGGAATCAATGCACCGAGACTACAAGCAAGCGTTTTAAAACAATGAGCATGTTTTCCTAGAGCCCAATCTCAAATGCTCAGCTTATCAGAGAACTACTATAAAGTATGGCCCTTGCTAAAAATATGGGAAGCATTGATAGTTACccttatccacacacacacaaaaacacatcaCTAGCTGAAGTGATCCTGTTCATCATGCCTTTCCCAGgatattcaaataaataataatcctatTCCTCTTCACTTCCAATTTTCCAGCCCCCAGGACACATGGAAGATGAATGAAGATTGTAGATTGGCAGGCACCAGACAGCTGGAATACGAATTTCTGCAGGTGGCTGTAGAAGCCGCTGCAACAAATCGCTGCTACAGTCACCTGGAGACTTCTGGCAGCTCAGGATACTTTATTTAGGGTTCCTCTGCAAATTGGGGCAAAGGTATGCATTCCCTTCTGTTCTGCTGTTTAACTGAACTGCCAGATGTGCAATGTGTTTAGCATAACGTGAACAAGAAGTAAGCCCATGCTAATTATATAATAGACTGATGGGATTAAATTACCATGAGGAAATCTCGTTAAACCTACACAGGGATCACCATCTACATTTGCTTTACCTGCTGCCAAACTGGACTAGGCTCCCATGACGTAGTGCAGATGTCCCCTGCCGCATAGATATCTGGtagagaagtgtgcatgtattTGTCCACTGACAGACCCCCATCTTTACCTAGAACAAACTAAACATTTAAGAGGTAAATGCAGATTTCTGcaaaaaggtgggtgggtggaagacaTAACTTTGCTGGTCTTAATAAGATCTGAGGTTGGGGGCTTGTATGTGTCTTTCAAGGGTATTGTTATGGAGAAGCCACACCCTTCGGCCCACCTCAATTTAGCTACTGCtatcccagtccttcctggacacgggtggtgctgtggtttaactacagagcctagggcttgctgatcagaaggtcggcggtttgaatccctgcgatggggtgagttcccgttgcccggtccctgctcctgccaacctagcagttcaaaagcacgtcaaagtgcaagtagataaataggtaccgctccggctatacgccggctaccttggccagtaaagcgagatgagtgccgcaaccccagagtccttagAGCTGCCGCACTTGGAAAGATCTCAAGTCTCTGACCATACATCCGCTCCAGTCAAGGACTCTTAACTGCCCCAAATATTCAGACCGCAGTTTGACAAACAAGAGGCAGAGCTTACTAGCACACACACTGCAGGAAGGACACAGAACCTCGAGTTGACAAGTGGTGCTACGAGCAAAGAGTTCCCAAACGCAGACTCCCAGAAAGAGGGGGTTTGTTAAGTTCCACATGCTGCCCTCTGGATCTCCGTTaattgagcatgagactcttaatctcagggttgtggcttCAAACTCTACATTAGgcaagagtcctgcattgcagggggttggactagagacccttggtcccttccaactctacaagtctatgatccCACGGGACTCTACTCAAGCAAGAGCCCTCACCAGCCCTATTTCATACCCTTCTCGAGTGTtctggcctggctggaatgtgttcttcaactctgataatgcctctagCTTACCAGAATGCAGCCTACAAATGAGGCATGCAAGTGTGTAGAGAATCTAACCTACGATACAAAAGGTAAAAAGTTTTATCTGTTGCCCAACCTacttctggcatgtggccctcaaatgactgtccagaagggaatgtggcccttgggtatGGAAAGTTCCACTCTCTGTTACACCTGATGTTATGTACTAGGAAATGGGTGCTATTAATTGAGCTAAAATGAAAAGACAGCAAGTCAAATTATACAACATATGGGGATCCTCTTATGTTGCATAACATTTCGTTCATTCGGTTCAAATTAAGGTACCCATAAACTGCATACTGCGCAGCTCAATCCCTCAAGGGACTtacccaccccaaatttcataTTAGTATTACTTTAAAAAGCTAGCCAATTCACATTCTCAATGTTAATCCTTACATTATTACCGTCAAGGAATGGCTGGACATTTGGAATGACTCCGGTTGCACTGACAATGAAGTCGCAGCCATATATCTTCCCGCTGGTCAACTCAACATACACCGGCCACTTCTCTGGAAGAATGAAAGATCAGGTTATATGGATTAGGCACAGAATCAGAAGTTTCCAGGTGTTAAGACTCATTTGTTCCACCACTAGGATTGCCCTGGagtacaagggggggggagctataaTTCTTCTAATGACCCCTAGAGattaccactgagcctcttgggcttgccgatcagaaggtcggcggttcaaatccccgcaacggggtgagctcctgttgctctgtcccacctcctgccaacctagcagttcaaaagcacaccagtgcaagtagataaacaggtaggaaggtaaatggcgtttctgtgcgctctggtttctgttgcggtgttccgttgcgccagaagtggtttagtcatgctggctacatgacccggaaagctgtctgtggacaaaggctggctcccttggcctaaaagcgagatgagcgctgcaaccccatagtcgcctctgattggacttaacagtccaggggtcctttaacttttttttttaaccttcaaaGATAATACACTTGGGAGAGCAACAGCTGgacaccagggatgaggaacctctttcagcctgagggccacgcTCCATTCTGTGCAACCTTCTGGGGCCCACCTGCCAGGTGGAGCCAGGCACAAATGGGAGAGGAGTTTGTAAGCCATGCTTTCATCTGCAAATAAGACCCTGAGGTGCCCTGCACTCTTCTTGACACACTGTTTACCTTCATCCATTTCTGCATTCCTCTCGTCCGGCTGAACTCTGGGGAAAGCCAGAGACACGTTCTCTGACTGCTGGAACTCTTCCTGGAGAAAGATCTTCTTCACTTCGCACAGGCTTTCAATATGAACTTTGTGGGACAGCTGAAAGGTAACAAATAATTGCATTTGTTAACACCTTTCCTACTTAGTTATGTGCGACTCCTACAGTGCAAGCCTTAACAAACTCATTTGTTTCGTGCCaaattttattaatgtttttgaTGCCGTGCTTTCTGGTCAATTCAGCTTGCTGCAAACTTTCAAGTGATTTTTATGGTGTGATCTGGCACGGTATTAGTTGCAAGCTTCTATTCTGAAAACGTTCTTGGAATATTGGATTTAAAAGTTGTCTTCTTAACGCTGGTTATTACCCACTTTGTAGGAAAACTGCCTCATGAGGGCTATGCCCTAAAAGTCACTCTGCAAATCTCTAAGAAAGTACTAAATAAGTAAGGGGTCTGGATAAACTCCTCTGTGGCTCCTGTCCAAAAATGTATCAGTCCTGGTTGATCGTGCCTCTAAATCAAGGAGGGAGCCTAGGAATGTAGAACAGACTCCCCTCTTCAACATAATTGTCCAAGGTATAGAAAGCCAGCAGGAATGAGGCGGTAGGACCAGGGTCTCACTCACTCCCAGTCAcatgattgctttaaaaaaaatatagttttattaatttccaatatataacaattacaaaaaaatagACAAAATCTAGTTAAGCTTGCCAAAGTCCAATCTGTGATTTGGGTAGCTGCCATTCTTCAGAGTTATCagtaaagtattttattttatctttgtaaCAAAGGTCAGATTGCCCTTCTTTAAAAACGGTTAAGAAGCCCATACTTGGGGTACATTCTGCATGTTGACTGGTAATTTAGCTTATTTCTGTAAACACCCTCTGACAGAAGGGCTTTATATAAAGCTCCTGATTGATAATGGGGCACAGGGGAACACCTGAAGGGGGCTTAGGATAAGTAGCCATACCTCTTTTGCTCCCTTAAGACATAAGCCTTGGTGCCAGTCAGGGCCCAAGGCGCTGCCGATTTCCCCAGGGTTTCCTGCAGCACTTTCTTCTATCTCACTTCCTGGGGGACAAGGAGGAGAGAGATCAGAACATATACTATAGAGCAAGTACGGGCAGCCTAGATATTTTCTGGGTAAAAAGACAATACAGCCTCTCTTCAGCCGGGCAGGgttaataaaatcatcatcatcatcaagtaataattttatgtatatgccatgtatatgtatatatatctgactgggttgccccagatgAGGTCTTTACAAGGTCCTTCTTCTGTACTTCttatttagtcatgctggtcacatgacccagtcACATGTgggcaaatgccagctccctcggcctgaaagcgagatgagcgctgcaaccccacagtcacctctGACTGAACTTAACAGTCCAAGGTGTTAGCAGcagcgtcctactctcgtgtaggaccctggcagagacacatgcctggctggcatgttctctccctcctggtcgttcTTTCGGGAGCTTCAAatgctttcttctgcctgaacatcacagcgactgatactaAGAAGcaccagcacacttagggatctgcagagtcttcgcagcatgcgtaaacagacctcagcaactcagcattttggctaatctactttatttacatataaacacacacagagcacggcaacatggctccctctctctctagcatcagacagcaaagagaaagaacaaaggacaatagtcccacttcaccgaacacagtaacacaaacatcctgtctccgtcacttcccattctgtggaatgaaaacacataccttcatgtgatagataacaatcccatgactgcacacaaggggaatgaatctccaacacggGTCCTTTACTTTCAATTCTTAAAAGGGCAACCCAACTTTCCACCCTGTTCTTGCAGCAGCTATTCGCACTCCACAAACTCAGCCACAACGCTACCTTATCTCTTACAGTTTGCAAATATTTGAAGTGTGCAGGGTTGGGCCGATGCAACGGTTTTCATACAATATAAGCCAATATACACGCAAGAGCCACTTTATGATGCCCGAGATGCTCTACAGTACCGTGTACTCCACCTGCCGTCGTATATTTCGTTCTTTTACAAGCGATCGGAGGCTCCGGTTTCACGGCACTCAGCTTTGGGATCAGGAATTCAGCTGCTCCGGCATCGAAGAAGGTATTCCCAATTGCTTTGTCTTTGATGGCCCAGATGACTTCGCAACCTTCGATTTCGTACCTGAAaagagtttttattattatttttaagctatTTCTGGTGTGTTACTGTAATTAaggtgtttgggtttgtttttttaagaaaagagaaaagattaAAAAGCAACCTGGTTTACACGTCACTATTTTTTAACATGAGCAAGAAGTGGCTAGTGCTTGCTCCTGAAATCACAGGTATTTCGCTCCTCTGCCACCGCTGCTACGCTGCTGGGAAATAAGTCACGGCCTGGCTTGgtgtgtcatccaaacctggCCTCCaaatttgtttctctccaaacaaactaTAAAATTCTAAGCCAAGGGAAACCCAGGCTTCCACTCGTGGTTTGCTTTGGAGAGGGGAGAAGCCACGAAGCCGGTGTttggacaattaaaaaaacaccccaaagacCATGGCTTGTTTCCTTGCAGGAACAGGGATGGAGCAAAGTGGCCATGATTTCAGCACTGCTACTTCACATTAAATCATAGTTCATTTTAACTACGGTTTAACGTGATGTGCAAAcctggcaaattaaaaaaaaatataattgttAAGTTCTCACACTCCATTCAGTGTTCCAAAAAGGCATGGTTGTACAGTAGCAGCACAAATATCTATAGCTgagatagtagtagtagtaataataataataataataataataataatctattatttataccctgcccatctggctatgtttcccctgccactctgggtggctcccagcagaataataataataaagctctTAGCTTcacttatttttcaaaaaaaggaagatTTACGTACACTAATTCCAGGGCAATGCCACCATTTCCCACAATGGTTATTCTTTTCGCTGTTGCCAGATGTTTCTGAAATTCCTGCACTtgacacagagacagacagagagagatcattatagaaacataagaagctgccttctactgagtgaTGCAATTGGCCTGTCAAGCTCAGGAACATCCAGGGTTATGAACGACAGCCTCTTCTGGTCCCACAGGAgtcaccaggaattgaacccaggacatACTACGcacaaagtagatgctctaccattgaactgTGGCCCTTCCTGTTATCACAACAGAGCTGACCCCATCTGACCCCAAAACAAACCAAATTTAATCACCAGTTAAAACAAAGAGGGAGGGGGACTACTCGGCTCCCTATCTGGGGGCAATTTAGCTCTCTGCTGTTAAAGTCTGAGCTCCCTTCCACTCCCCTGCAAGACTATATAGCTGAAAAAAAGcagtgctatctatctatctatctatctatctgggctACAAGTAAATGCAaaatcctcttctctctctcttgtggttgtctttctttccacattttacattcctttccaatatttctgttccattaagcaaagcCGCAGAACTCCCCTGCTTAGAAACGCCCATCAGAGGTGTTCCCTTTTGACTTTTCGGAAGCTAGTGAaaaccctctctctttttctgtgttCTGGGAGAGTGACCCTGGCACACTCTTTGTGTTGCATGGTTATTTTAGGCTTAGACCTCACCAAATTTATACGTCTATGTCTGTGCCAGAGACTGCTGAAAACACACAAACAGCATTACCGCTGCGCTGTCTGTATCGCGGATTCCCAACACGAAGGGGTTTCTTTCAGTAATCAGCTTTGGCCTTGCTCCAGCACACAGACAAAGTTTTTCGTAGATGTACTCCTGACCGGCTTCTGTGATTATTTTCTGCAACCATGTtataaaatggaaaagaaagaagagaaggataTCTTTGAAGGGTCCAGCACAGCATGCCATTGATATGGCcagaaatcctttaaaaaataataaccatagactcatagaattgtagagttggaaggacccaagtttccccatccccactctacattaatctcagagtcatgggttcaagcctcacgttgagcaaaagattcccgcattgcaggaggctggactagaggacccttgtggtcccttccaactctacaggtcTATGATGGGGCGGTTTCACATTGAAACAAGGAAGAACTGCCACTGTCCTGTGCAGATCGGCTTCAATGCTTGATAAGCTTAAGCAACAGAAGCATTTGCGCACAGGAGAATGGAATGAGAGAAGCTAGGGGAAGAGAACCTGAAGCAAATTTTCCACATGTTCTCCAAAGAGCTCCAGAAAGAACAGCGAGAACTTCCTGCCTGCGATACCTTGCACCATTCCCCCTCCTGTAGTTCACCAACAATCCCTCCAAAGCTACTTCTTCAGTAGCAAGTTCCAATG is from Lacerta agilis isolate rLacAgi1 chromosome 10, rLacAgi1.pri, whole genome shotgun sequence and encodes:
- the PYROXD1 gene encoding pyridine nucleotide-disulfide oxidoreductase domain-containing protein 1 isoform X2, giving the protein MAAQSPQLAAPRSRFIVVGGGIAGVTCAERLATEFPSDDILLVTASPLIKAVTNFKQVSRTLEEFDVEEQASSILEKRYPNIKVIQSGVKQLKSEEHKIITEAGQEYIYEKLCLCAGARPKLITERNPFVLGIRDTDSAAEFQKHLATAKRITIVGNGGIALELVYEIEGCEVIWAIKDKAIGNTFFDAGAAEFLIPKLSAVKPEPPIACKRTKYTTAGSEIEESAAGNPGEIGSALGPDWHQGLCLKGAKELSHKVHIESLCEVKKIFLQEEFQQSENVSLAFPRVQPDERNAEMDEEKWPVYVELTSGKIYGCDFIVSATGVIPNVQPFLDGNNFVLGKDGGLSVDKYMHTSLPDIYAAGDICTTSWEPSPVWQQMRLWTQARQMGWYAAKCMAADTLGEPTDMDFCFELFAHVTKFFNYKVVLLGKYNAQGLGSDHELMLRCTKGQEFVKVVMQNGRMLGAVLIGETDLEETFENLILNQMDLSCYGEDLLDPRIDIEDYFD
- the PYROXD1 gene encoding pyridine nucleotide-disulfide oxidoreductase domain-containing protein 1 isoform X1: MAAQSPQLAAPRSRFIVVGGGIAGVTCAERLATEFPSDDILLVTASPLIKAVTNFKQVSRTLEEFDVEEQASSILEKRYPNIKVIQSGVKQLKSEEHKIITEAGQEYIYEKLCLCAGARPKLITERNPFVLGIRDTDSAAEFQKHLATAKRITIVGNGGIALELVYEIEGCEVIWAIKDKAIGNTFFDAGAAEFLIPKLSAVKPEPPIACKRTKYTTAGGVHGSEIEESAAGNPGEIGSALGPDWHQGLCLKGAKELSHKVHIESLCEVKKIFLQEEFQQSENVSLAFPRVQPDERNAEMDEEKWPVYVELTSGKIYGCDFIVSATGVIPNVQPFLDGNNFVLGKDGGLSVDKYMHTSLPDIYAAGDICTTSWEPSPVWQQMRLWTQARQMGWYAAKCMAADTLGEPTDMDFCFELFAHVTKFFNYKVVLLGKYNAQGLGSDHELMLRCTKGQEFVKVVMQNGRMLGAVLIGETDLEETFENLILNQMDLSCYGEDLLDPRIDIEDYFD